The window CGATGTCCGCGACCCTGCGTACGCCGACCTGTACGGGCCGGCCCTGCGCAAGGAGATGAACCCGACCGAGCGGTTCCTCGAGGACTGGCTGCTGCGCACGGTCGAGATCATCGACTCGTATCGTCCGCAGATCCTGTACTTCGACACGGGCATCGAGGAGCCGTCGTTCGAGCCCTACATCCGCCGCCTCGCCGCGTACTACTACAACCGGGCCGCCGAATGGGGCCGCGAGGTGGTCATCAACTACAAGTGGGATGCGTTCGCCCCCGGATCCGCGGTGCTCGACATCGAGCGCGGCACGATGGGCGGCATCCGCGACGACGTCTGGCAGAACGACACCTCCGTGTCGCGGACGTCGTGGAGCTGGGTCGAAGGGCACGAGTACAAGGACGCGTCCGAACTCATCCAGGAACTCGTCGACGTCGTCGCCAAGAACGGGAACCTGCTGCTGAACGTCGGCCCGCGGCCCGACGGGACCATCGCCGAGGAGGAGGTCGCGCTGCTGGAGGCGGTCGGCGACTGGCTGGCCGTTCACGGCGAGGCGATCTACGGTTCCAGCCCCTGGACCGTCTTCGGCGAGGGGCCGACCGCTCCCGCCGGCGGATCGTTCACCGACGCCGCCGCACCGGTGTACACGGCGGAGGACCTCCGTTTCACCCGGATGACGGAGGTCGGCCACGACTACGTCTACGCGATCGGGATGGTGCGGCCGGAGGACGGCCGCATGCGCATCCGCAGCTTCGGGTCGGGGAGCCGGTTCGTCGACCGGCCGATCGTGGACGTGCGCGTGCTGGGCTCGTCCGAGCGACCG is drawn from Leifsonia shinshuensis and contains these coding sequences:
- a CDS encoding alpha-L-fucosidase → MNLEPLDPSTLPAPVDVSDNRAALAQVDAVIDAGPFDATWESLSGYRVPQWYRDAKFGIFLHWGAFSVPAFGNEWYPRTMYRRGTPAFEHHVATYGPQDRFGYKDFLPHFRMERYDPEQWVALFKRAGAQFVVPVAEHHDGYTMYDTARSRWKVTEIGPKRDVMGDLLSAVDRSWLVTGASTHRAEHWFFMNGGAEFDSDVRDPAYADLYGPALRKEMNPTERFLEDWLLRTVEIIDSYRPQILYFDTGIEEPSFEPYIRRLAAYYYNRAAEWGREVVINYKWDAFAPGSAVLDIERGTMGGIRDDVWQNDTSVSRTSWSWVEGHEYKDASELIQELVDVVAKNGNLLLNVGPRPDGTIAEEEVALLEAVGDWLAVHGEAIYGSSPWTVFGEGPTAPAGGSFTDAAAPVYTAEDLRFTRMTEVGHDYVYAIGMVRPEDGRMRIRSFGSGSRFVDRPIVDVRVLGSSERPEWTRTADHLEVVLPSAETSGPGGAVVRIELEPAAAETRIDFFHGLNI